A single genomic interval of Halorubrum aethiopicum harbors:
- a CDS encoding zinc ribbon domain-containing protein, whose amino-acid sequence MKSCPRCEASIDDSARFCSQCGAPQNEEAAEELDQYVKRQAKQMAAESGKGSGTGGAGGGGSGDVTAADVFGVAAEELTEREQLWRRGSYVLGYATIVIALTQITNPGAWFLLLGGIAILPPTRRLLGLPVGGTFKREAMAGLYAVLVILGAVLFFVL is encoded by the coding sequence ATGAAGTCCTGTCCCCGCTGTGAAGCGTCGATCGACGACTCCGCCCGGTTCTGCTCGCAGTGCGGCGCGCCGCAGAACGAGGAGGCCGCCGAGGAGCTCGACCAGTACGTAAAGCGGCAGGCGAAGCAGATGGCCGCGGAGTCGGGCAAGGGAAGTGGTACTGGCGGAGCCGGCGGGGGTGGAAGCGGCGACGTCACCGCGGCCGACGTCTTCGGCGTCGCGGCCGAGGAGCTCACCGAGCGCGAGCAGCTGTGGCGGCGCGGGAGCTACGTGCTCGGATACGCGACGATCGTGATCGCGCTCACGCAGATCACGAACCCCGGCGCGTGGTTCCTGCTTCTGGGCGGGATCGCGATCCTCCCGCCGACCCGGCGGCTGCTCGGGCTGCCGGTCGGCGGGACGTTCAAGCGCGAGGCGATGGCGGGGCTGTACGCGGTCCTCGTGATCCTCGGCGCAGTGCTGTTCTTCGTGCTATAG
- the cheY gene encoding chemotaxis protein CheY: protein MATRVLIADDSEFMRNLLREILEGEFEIVGEAENGVEAVNMYDEHGPDLVMMDIVMPIRDGIEATTEIKGDDPEATVIMCTSVGQEEKMKAAIKAGAEGYITKPFQKPNVLDAIGSAV, encoded by the coding sequence ATGGCGACGCGCGTGCTCATCGCGGACGATTCGGAGTTCATGCGGAACCTGCTCCGTGAGATACTCGAGGGGGAGTTCGAGATCGTCGGCGAGGCGGAGAACGGGGTGGAAGCGGTGAACATGTACGACGAACACGGCCCCGACCTCGTGATGATGGACATCGTGATGCCCATCCGCGACGGGATCGAGGCGACGACGGAGATCAAAGGCGACGATCCGGAGGCGACGGTTATCATGTGTACGAGCGTCGGCCAGGAGGAGAAGATGAAGGCGGCGATCAAGGCCGGCGCGGAGGGGTACATCACGAAGCCGTTTCAGAAGCCGAACGTCCTCGACGCCATCGGGTCGGCGGTCTGA
- a CDS encoding chemotaxis protein CheC: MRVDVRALGACNRLAERGAERAANALGELTGSDLAVEVTGASVATGEDLAEAFAGRESIGVRVGLDGGLEGAAVLAFDAEQIDGLLSVLPGGASMGRSAVTEVGNIALGGFLDGWANYLGRAIDMTPPRYFEADGAAVLPDGALAGDGVFLFESRLDATGTDLDFSIYMLPDSGPFRDLVVGKTAAAATAGAEGAGGSAGGTSATAVPYESLSTFASLAKRGSANAADNIAMMTGLETTVDVSRLRFVPLADVPSEVGTEPHAGTVFELRGEPSGYLAILFSEESAAAIAEAMLPMEPDEPLGDMAENALCELGNVMTSGFIDGWANVLGTSISHSPPEFVHDIGSATVSPLVASLSRRQDYGFVIDAAIRTEGVQARCDVYALPDERELAAALERLSGT, translated from the coding sequence ATGCGCGTCGACGTTCGAGCGCTCGGCGCGTGTAACCGGCTCGCGGAACGCGGCGCCGAACGCGCCGCCAACGCGCTGGGCGAGCTGACGGGGTCGGACCTCGCGGTCGAGGTGACGGGCGCGAGCGTCGCCACCGGCGAGGACCTCGCGGAGGCGTTCGCCGGCCGCGAGTCGATCGGCGTGCGGGTCGGGCTCGACGGCGGCCTCGAGGGCGCGGCCGTGCTCGCGTTCGACGCCGAGCAGATCGACGGGCTGCTCTCGGTGTTACCCGGCGGCGCGTCGATGGGTCGGAGCGCGGTGACGGAGGTCGGCAACATCGCGCTCGGCGGCTTCCTCGACGGCTGGGCCAACTACCTCGGGCGGGCGATCGACATGACCCCGCCGCGCTACTTCGAGGCCGACGGCGCGGCGGTCCTGCCGGACGGCGCGCTCGCCGGGGACGGCGTCTTCCTCTTCGAGAGCCGGCTCGACGCGACGGGGACCGACCTCGACTTCTCGATCTACATGCTGCCCGACTCGGGGCCCTTCCGCGACCTCGTGGTCGGGAAGACCGCCGCGGCGGCGACCGCGGGCGCGGAGGGTGCCGGCGGCTCCGCCGGGGGCACGAGCGCCACTGCGGTCCCGTACGAGTCGCTCTCGACGTTCGCGTCGCTGGCGAAGCGCGGCTCGGCGAACGCCGCCGACAACATCGCCATGATGACCGGCCTCGAGACCACCGTCGACGTGAGCCGGCTCCGGTTCGTCCCGCTCGCGGACGTGCCGAGCGAGGTCGGGACGGAGCCGCACGCGGGGACGGTGTTTGAGCTTCGGGGCGAGCCGAGCGGCTACCTCGCGATCCTCTTCTCGGAGGAGTCGGCGGCCGCGATCGCCGAGGCGATGCTCCCGATGGAGCCGGACGAGCCGCTCGGCGACATGGCCGAGAACGCGCTCTGTGAGCTCGGCAACGTGATGACGAGCGGCTTCATCGACGGCTGGGCGAACGTCCTCGGCACGTCCATCTCGCACTCGCCGCCGGAGTTCGTCCACGACATCGGGTCGGCGACGGTCAGCCCGCTCGTCGCCTCGCTGAGCCGGCGTCAGGACTACGGCTTCGTCATCGACGCCGCCATCCGGACGGAGGGGGTCCAGGCGCGGTGTGACGTGTACGCGCTCCCCGACGAGCGCGAACTGGCGGCGGCGCTGGAGCGACTCTCCGGGACATGA
- a CDS encoding chemotaxis protein CheD, producing the protein MTHLTPSGDGTAPDRGDPPRRVKVGVGDLAVASDGATLTTSGLGSCVAIAIVDPETDTRGLLHAMLPSADGDASRTPRPAKYVDAGLDALLDELASAGASPGRLEARLVGGAEMLDLTAAVGPRNVERARESLERAGIPIVAADVGDAVGRTVRFLSGGDLAVRAADGFERTL; encoded by the coding sequence ATGACCCACCTCACGCCGTCGGGAGACGGGACCGCTCCGGACCGGGGCGATCCCCCCCGACGCGTGAAGGTCGGCGTCGGCGACCTCGCCGTCGCGAGCGACGGGGCCACGCTGACGACGAGCGGGCTCGGCTCCTGCGTCGCGATCGCGATCGTCGACCCGGAGACCGACACGCGCGGACTCCTCCACGCGATGCTCCCGTCCGCCGACGGGGACGCCTCCCGCACGCCCCGTCCGGCGAAGTACGTCGACGCGGGGCTCGACGCGCTCCTCGACGAGCTGGCGTCGGCCGGCGCGTCGCCCGGTCGGCTCGAGGCGCGGCTCGTCGGCGGCGCGGAGATGCTCGACCTCACGGCCGCGGTCGGTCCGCGGAACGTCGAACGCGCCCGCGAGAGCCTGGAGCGCGCCGGGATCCCGATCGTCGCCGCGGACGTCGGCGACGCCGTCGGCCGGACGGTGCGGTTCCTGTCCGGCGGCGACCTCGCCGTGCGGGCCGCGGACGGCTTCGAACGGACGCTGTAG
- a CDS encoding flagellin, which yields MGVSVSASTAIIVAGMFFAFTAFYPVAANGFDRVTEGERDVHERALERQNTAFSVDSATFNASGNDLLVVNATNEGSVGLVVVDATLVVDNEYVDVAEATTTVDGDGDTDLWLGGETLSIEVDATSLETTVTSDSRVVLVVESGVRSATGVSA from the coding sequence ATGGGCGTTAGCGTCTCGGCGTCGACGGCCATCATCGTCGCGGGGATGTTCTTCGCCTTTACCGCCTTCTACCCCGTCGCGGCCAACGGGTTCGACCGCGTCACCGAAGGCGAACGCGACGTCCACGAGCGGGCGCTCGAACGACAGAACACGGCCTTCTCCGTCGACTCCGCGACGTTCAACGCGAGCGGGAACGACCTGCTCGTGGTGAACGCGACCAACGAGGGCTCGGTCGGGCTCGTCGTCGTCGACGCCACGCTGGTCGTCGACAACGAGTACGTCGACGTCGCCGAGGCGACCACGACCGTCGACGGCGACGGCGACACGGACCTCTGGCTCGGCGGGGAGACGCTCTCGATCGAGGTCGACGCCACGTCGCTCGAGACGACGGTCACGAGCGACTCCCGCGTCGTGCTCGTCGTCGAGTCCGGCGTCAGGTCCGCCACGGGGGTGAGCGCGTAG
- a CDS encoding flagellar protein G, with the protein MASVPVSHLILFVASLVIAAGVVGTVTTGVDRVSSAVEDGSLDATQQLRTDVTVISDPNGGVYNGTENNVTLLVKNTGTQRLAPDGSGVDVVFDGQYVRPDATTGEVVSVDGATAWSRGDVLRLTIDLDVVGVDPAGGTSDHRVYLTVNGDEELFRFRVEA; encoded by the coding sequence ATGGCGTCCGTTCCGGTCTCCCACCTCATCCTGTTCGTCGCCAGCCTCGTGATCGCCGCCGGCGTCGTCGGCACGGTCACCACCGGCGTCGACCGGGTGAGTTCGGCCGTCGAGGACGGCAGCCTCGACGCGACCCAGCAGCTCCGCACCGACGTGACGGTGATCTCGGATCCGAACGGCGGGGTGTACAACGGGACCGAGAACAACGTGACTCTTCTCGTGAAGAACACCGGTACACAGCGGCTGGCACCCGACGGCTCCGGGGTCGACGTCGTCTTCGACGGCCAGTACGTGCGGCCGGACGCGACGACCGGCGAGGTCGTCTCCGTCGACGGCGCGACCGCCTGGAGCCGCGGCGACGTGCTCCGGCTCACTATCGACCTCGACGTGGTCGGCGTCGACCCCGCGGGCGGGACGAGCGACCACCGAGTGTACCTCACGGTCAACGGTGACGAGGAGCTGTTCCGGTTCCGGGTGGAGGCGTAG
- a CDS encoding ATPase domain-containing protein: MPRADNLLSLGLGERDRLNKELGGGIPRGSIVLVEGDYGAGKSAMSQRFSYGLVQEGASVTLMSTELTVRGFIDQMHSLEYDVVKPLLNEELLFLHADFDSGGAFSDDDGERKELLKRLMNAEAMWNSDVIFLDTFDAIFRNDPTFEALVRKNEERQAALEIISFFREIISQGKIVVLTVDPSAVDDDAIGPFRSIADVFIQLQMIEVGNDIRRQINVKRFAGMGEQVGDTIGFSVRSGTGIVIESRSVA, translated from the coding sequence ATGCCCCGCGCCGACAACCTGCTGTCTCTGGGCTTAGGCGAGCGCGACCGGCTGAACAAGGAGCTCGGCGGCGGGATCCCCCGCGGGAGCATCGTGCTCGTCGAGGGCGACTACGGCGCGGGGAAGAGCGCGATGTCCCAGCGGTTCTCCTACGGGCTCGTCCAGGAGGGGGCGTCGGTGACGCTGATGTCGACGGAGCTCACCGTCCGCGGGTTCATCGACCAGATGCACTCGCTGGAGTACGACGTGGTGAAGCCGCTGTTGAACGAGGAGCTCCTCTTTTTACACGCCGACTTCGACTCCGGCGGGGCCTTCTCCGACGACGACGGCGAGCGCAAGGAGCTGCTCAAGCGGCTGATGAACGCGGAGGCGATGTGGAACTCCGACGTGATCTTCCTCGACACCTTCGACGCCATCTTCCGGAACGACCCCACCTTCGAGGCGCTCGTCCGGAAGAACGAGGAGCGACAGGCGGCACTCGAGATCATCTCCTTCTTCCGGGAGATCATCTCCCAGGGGAAGATCGTCGTCCTCACGGTCGACCCGTCCGCCGTCGACGACGACGCGATCGGGCCGTTCCGGTCGATCGCCGACGTCTTCATCCAGCTCCAGATGATCGAGGTCGGCAACGACATCCGCCGGCAGATCAACGTGAAACGCTTCGCGGGCATGGGCGAACAGGTCGGCGACACCATCGGCTTCTCCGTCCGATCGGGGACGGGGATCGTCATCGAGAGCCGCAGTGTCGCCTGA
- a CDS encoding type II/IV secretion system ATPase subunit, with the protein MTEHGTAKPSDELRKAAMRRPHLREHLKEFKQITGEFPLFIEEPKSEYESNRPNVLYPVGGPIYCHVYGDLGQETKYYAIEPEMSGPQATVLDRVKNKLLAASGDHTAPASEAEYDDLIEELLEDVTYIQNGRTGWKSTVSKLLNVGKLSVTEETYESIRYRLNRDIVGLGPLEPVMRDPANEDIHVIGPHECHVDHGTFGMLETTVDFGTPQEFDNWLRNMGERIGDPLSDSDPIVDSTLPDGSRINIIYSDDVSLKGSSLTIRQGEDVPLSVNQITNWGTLSPQLAAYLWLCLENEQTVFVVGETASGKTTTLNAILSYIPQDSKIYTAEDTAEVVPPHNTWQQLLTREGGGEGSSDVDMFDLVAAALRSRPDYIIVGEVRGAEGRMAFQAAQTGHPVMLTFHASDIVSMIQRFTSEPINVPETFMDNADVALFQNRVKQGDDVLRRVTSVQEIEGYSKEMEGVVTREVFSWDPVEDEIVFQGMNNSYVLEEQIATLLGYADTRDIYDDLEFRAELIERMIQEGILGYHEVNGAIDAFQRDGVEGLPFEMHRNVR; encoded by the coding sequence ATGACCGAACACGGCACCGCGAAACCGTCCGACGAGCTCCGGAAGGCCGCCATGCGCCGGCCGCACCTCCGGGAACACCTCAAGGAGTTCAAACAGATCACCGGGGAGTTCCCCCTCTTCATCGAGGAGCCGAAAAGCGAGTACGAGTCGAACCGGCCGAACGTGCTCTACCCCGTGGGCGGGCCGATCTACTGTCACGTGTACGGCGACCTCGGCCAGGAGACGAAGTACTACGCCATCGAGCCGGAGATGTCCGGGCCGCAGGCAACCGTCCTCGACCGGGTGAAGAACAAACTGCTCGCCGCAAGCGGCGACCACACCGCGCCGGCCTCCGAGGCCGAGTACGACGACCTCATCGAGGAGCTGCTGGAGGACGTCACCTACATCCAGAACGGTCGGACGGGCTGGAAGTCGACCGTCTCGAAGCTCCTCAACGTCGGGAAGCTGTCGGTCACCGAGGAGACCTACGAGAGCATCCGGTACCGGCTCAACCGCGACATCGTGGGGCTCGGCCCGCTCGAACCCGTGATGCGCGACCCGGCGAACGAGGACATCCACGTGATCGGCCCCCACGAGTGTCACGTCGATCACGGCACGTTCGGCATGCTCGAGACCACCGTCGACTTCGGGACGCCCCAGGAGTTCGACAACTGGCTTCGCAACATGGGCGAGCGGATCGGCGACCCGCTCTCCGACTCCGACCCCATCGTCGACTCGACGCTGCCGGACGGCTCGCGTATCAACATCATCTACTCCGACGACGTCTCGCTCAAGGGCTCCTCGCTCACGATCCGGCAGGGCGAGGACGTTCCGCTGTCGGTCAACCAGATCACCAACTGGGGGACGCTCTCGCCGCAGCTCGCGGCGTACCTCTGGCTCTGTCTGGAGAACGAACAGACCGTCTTCGTCGTCGGGGAGACCGCGTCCGGGAAGACGACGACGCTGAACGCCATCCTCTCGTACATCCCGCAGGACTCGAAGATATACACCGCCGAGGACACCGCGGAGGTCGTCCCGCCGCACAACACCTGGCAGCAGCTGTTGACCCGCGAGGGCGGCGGCGAGGGATCCTCCGATGTCGACATGTTCGACCTCGTCGCCGCCGCGCTGCGGTCTCGTCCCGACTACATCATCGTGGGCGAGGTCCGGGGCGCGGAGGGTCGCATGGCGTTCCAGGCGGCCCAGACGGGCCACCCGGTGATGTTGACGTTCCACGCCTCGGACATCGTCTCGATGATCCAGCGGTTCACCTCCGAGCCGATCAACGTCCCGGAGACGTTCATGGACAACGCCGACGTGGCGCTGTTCCAGAACCGGGTGAAACAGGGCGACGACGTGCTCCGGCGGGTGACGAGCGTCCAGGAGATCGAGGGGTACTCGAAGGAGATGGAGGGGGTCGTCACCCGCGAGGTGTTCAGCTGGGACCCCGTTGAGGACGAGATCGTCTTCCAGGGGATGAACAACTCCTACGTGTTAGAAGAGCAGATCGCGACGCTCCTGGGGTACGCGGACACCCGCGACATCTACGACGACCTCGAGTTCCGCGCGGAGCTGATAGAGCGGATGATCCAGGAGGGGATCTTGGGCTACCACGAGGTCAACGGGGCGATAGACGCCTTCCAGCGCGACGGCGTCGAGGGGCTCCCCTTCGAGATGCACCGGAACGTCAGGTGA
- the flaJ gene encoding archaellar assembly protein FlaJ, whose product MNVKAAGDGLATAMRLTEEVLDSYEKLDISKRQYVGYVLVPAVVVFAATVVGAFVLPLPVAARVPIPMFGALTLVSAVVYPKIYLSGVENRIDNQLHLVMTHMTVLSTTNIDRMEVFRTLAREEEYGVAAEEIARVVHLVDTWNQSLDDACRRRAKEVPSDAMADFFDRLGYTLGAGQSLEDFLVSEQDVMLAKYETLYESSLSNLEVMKDLYMSMILSMTFALVFAIVLPILTGNDPTATVAAVIVLFVFVQLGFYAMIRATSPYDPIWYHPEERAPGDLKLWASLGIGAGLSFLLIGFTAAGMFGYGPGLPGLLFFLDDVRLPLYVAVPITPLFLTGVILRTEERAITARDAEFPSFVRALGATESAKQSTTSDVLTTLRDKDFGALSPSITRLYRRLNMRISTEGAWRAFSRDTRSYLIQKFSEMYLVGRRMGGDPKLLGELISANMNAVNQLREQRRQSAVTFIGLLYGITAAATFAFFIGLEIVAILADLTADFGIDQMDIGQIVYPGAYDIPLIEYLLLTVVLFNAALSSQMIRKIDGGNPANGYIHFVLLTWLGAATAIATRTLVNAILSI is encoded by the coding sequence ATGAACGTGAAGGCGGCGGGAGACGGGCTCGCGACAGCGATGCGGCTCACGGAGGAGGTGCTCGACTCCTACGAGAAGCTCGACATCTCCAAGCGACAGTACGTCGGGTACGTGCTCGTCCCAGCGGTCGTCGTCTTCGCCGCCACCGTGGTCGGGGCGTTCGTCCTCCCCCTTCCCGTCGCCGCCCGGGTGCCGATCCCCATGTTCGGCGCGCTCACGCTCGTGTCGGCGGTCGTCTACCCGAAGATCTACCTCAGCGGCGTCGAGAACCGGATCGACAACCAGCTCCACCTCGTGATGACCCACATGACGGTGCTGTCGACGACGAACATCGACCGCATGGAGGTGTTCCGCACGCTGGCGCGCGAGGAGGAGTACGGGGTCGCGGCCGAGGAGATCGCCCGCGTCGTCCACCTCGTCGACACCTGGAACCAGAGCCTCGACGACGCGTGTCGCCGCCGCGCCAAGGAGGTCCCCTCCGACGCGATGGCCGACTTCTTCGACCGGCTCGGCTACACTCTCGGGGCCGGCCAGTCGCTCGAGGACTTCCTCGTCTCCGAACAGGACGTCATGCTCGCGAAGTACGAGACGCTCTACGAGTCGTCGCTGTCGAACCTGGAGGTGATGAAGGACCTGTACATGTCGATGATCCTCTCGATGACGTTCGCGTTGGTGTTCGCCATCGTGCTCCCGATCCTGACGGGCAACGACCCGACGGCGACGGTCGCGGCCGTCATCGTCCTCTTCGTCTTCGTCCAACTCGGCTTCTACGCGATGATCCGGGCGACCTCGCCGTACGACCCGATCTGGTACCACCCCGAGGAGCGCGCGCCCGGCGACCTGAAGCTGTGGGCGTCGCTGGGGATCGGAGCCGGGCTCTCGTTTCTGCTCATCGGCTTCACCGCCGCCGGGATGTTCGGCTACGGCCCGGGACTTCCCGGCCTCCTCTTCTTCCTCGACGACGTGCGGCTCCCGCTGTACGTCGCGGTCCCGATCACCCCGCTTTTCCTGACCGGCGTGATCCTCCGGACCGAGGAGCGGGCCATCACCGCCCGCGACGCGGAGTTCCCCTCGTTCGTCCGGGCGCTCGGCGCGACCGAGAGCGCGAAGCAGTCGACGACCTCCGACGTGTTGACCACGCTCCGCGACAAGGACTTCGGCGCGCTCTCGCCGTCCATCACCCGGCTGTACCGCCGGCTCAACATGCGGATCAGCACCGAGGGGGCCTGGCGCGCCTTCTCGCGTGACACGCGGTCGTACCTCATCCAGAAGTTCTCCGAGATGTACCTCGTCGGCCGACGGATGGGCGGGGACCCGAAGCTGCTCGGCGAGCTGATCTCGGCGAACATGAACGCCGTCAACCAGCTCCGCGAGCAGCGCCGACAGTCGGCGGTGACGTTCATCGGACTCCTGTACGGGATCACGGCGGCGGCGACGTTCGCCTTCTTCATCGGGCTGGAGATCGTCGCCATCCTCGCGGACCTGACCGCGGACTTCGGGATCGACCAGATGGACATCGGCCAGATCGTCTACCCCGGCGCGTACGACATCCCGCTCATCGAGTACCTGCTCCTCACGGTCGTCCTCTTCAACGCCGCGCTCTCCTCGCAGATGATCCGCAAGATCGACGGCGGCAACCCCGCGAACGGCTACATCCACTTCGTACTGTTGACGTGGCTCGGTGCGGCGACCGCGATCGCGACCCGGACGCTCGTGAACGCGATCCTCTCGATCTGA